The sequence AGCTTAGTCTGGAAGACTGCATACAGTGGATGGTCGTCTACAGCGATAATAATTTGACAGATATTCTGCTAAGACTAATCGGAGGTCCTGATTATGTTCAGCAATTCATTAACAGCAAGAATATTGTCATCAAAAATGATGAAGAAGGTATGCATAAGGACTGGGATTCCCAATTCATCAATACCATCACTCCTAACGAAGCTACCTGGCTTCTGGAACAATTCTACACCGGGAAAATATTAAATAAAGAACATACAAAATGGCTATATACAGCCATGCTGAATAATGCGACAGGAGCCAAAAGGCTTAAAGGGAAGTTACCCAAGGATGTTAAAGTAGCCCACCGCACCGGAACCTCATTCACCAATAAAGCAGGAATGACAGGTGCCGTTAATGATTATGGAATTATTGAACTCTCAGATAAAAAGAGAATATATATTGCTGTTCTTGTACATGATACTTATGAGACATTTGAAAACTCAGAGGCGATTATTGCCGATATTGCCAAAGCAGCCTATAATCACTACAAAAAATAAATCCATGACCAAGACAAAATTATTTATCACTTTTGCGGTTTCCGTACTGCTGTCTGTTAATGCAAAGGCACAGAAAAAAACTTCCTATTCAAAAAAAATTGACAGTATCATGACGACTTCTGCCCCATTGAAATTCAATGGAGTGGTTTTGGTTTCTCAAAATGGTAAAACAAAATATTTGAAGGCCCATGGATATAAAGATTTCGAAAAAAAAATTGCTTTAAAGGTTGATGACCAGTTTGAAATCATGTCAAATTCAAAACAAGTCACTGCCGTTCTGATTTTGCAGGCTGCTGAACAGGGAAAGCTTGATCTTCAGACTCCCATAAAAAAATATCTTCCAACCCTTACACAATCCTGGGCAGATAGCGTCACTATACACCATCTTTTGAATCATACTCATGGTATTATAGACAGGGAAAAACCAACTG is a genomic window of Chryseobacterium nakagawai containing:
- the bla gene encoding class A beta-lactamase, whose amino-acid sequence is MKLKKIIPTLFIVFLSLPLFSQNHTNSELKKAIETILAHKKADVGVSIVTAGIPKKEVIQINGNKPLPMLSTFKFPVALAVLHKVEKGELSLQQKIYIKKEELLEDTYSPFKDKYPDGNIELSLEDCIQWMVVYSDNNLTDILLRLIGGPDYVQQFINSKNIVIKNDEEGMHKDWDSQFINTITPNEATWLLEQFYTGKILNKEHTKWLYTAMLNNATGAKRLKGKLPKDVKVAHRTGTSFTNKAGMTGAVNDYGIIELSDKKRIYIAVLVHDTYETFENSEAIIADIAKAAYNHYKK